Within Nematostella vectensis chromosome 1, jaNemVect1.1, whole genome shotgun sequence, the genomic segment ACTAGAATTCATTGTTATGATTCCATGTTTCATACATTTATCCACTCTGTAAGAACTTGCTTGAACTTGCTGACTTATTAATAGTGGTATTAATTCCTTTCTTTTTAGCCTACACTATGTGCTTCCTCATCCTGTATATCCAGGCTAGGGTTGACATACCTCAGAGCTACCTGTTGAAGCCACTTCTTCAGCTCATTCCTCTTATTCTTGGTATTCTCTGTGGACTGTCGCGGATCAGTGATTATAAACACCATTGGAGTGACGTATTTGCTGGGCTAGCCCTTGGTACAACTATTGCATATGGAGTTGTTTGGTTCCACATCAAATGGTTTAAAGATATAGAGAAAATGACTCAAAGAGGCTGTAAAAAGTCTGTGAAAGATTGTGTCTgaatatttgaaataatatttcCAGAATATAATCATTAATTGAACATGGTTAGCCGGTTGTTTTTCAAGGACTGAAAAACGAGTTTTTCATTCTGTAGAAGATATATACCTGCTGAGGACCTTGTCTGCATATACTATTCTGTCATTTTGGTAATTTGTGCACTAGTAAATAGTTTCAGATATTATGTAATTCAGTTTTCAAACTTCAATAAGGCAGAGTGAtataccttaccttaccttataCATAGATGATATTGAGAGTGAGTCATTTTATAATCTTATGTTGTTTAGTGGAATCTCCCTCGATAATAACGAACAATATTTTAACCACTAATAAATCATACAATTGTtaatttattgttattattacttGTTATTTCCAAtaaccacaggcttcccatccGCGTCAGTGAAGAATTTATAAAGACATACGAATTCactcaaataattattttggaGTTATATCTTCATACTCTTATCCATAAAATAAACTTAGTTGGGATATACAAGTTATGTTTCACCAGTGGCTCTCAATCTAGTGGAAACTTGAAAGACAAGACTGGTCTAGGGTAATAAAAGATAGCAAAAACTAGGAGATGATTTATTTAAGTTCCTAAAGGTGCAAAAAGTGAAAATAATATagtatggtggtctattacaAAACCTGCATTCTCATTGGCTGACACTAGTGGTCAGGTGATGGACGGTTGCCAGTGTTCATGATTCATGTTTAGCTGTTGACGGCCGGCTTCACGTCATATAGCTATTAAAAAACAATACCATCTGCTTTAAAAATTCCCAAATTGTTCAGAATATCTCTTCATTCGCAATATGATCACAACGGAATAGACACAGCGGGGGAGAGCAgtttaagtgacgtcattgcttttgtttgattttgttCGATTGCCGAGCCaatccacaggtagcccaagcttcGTATTTGTGCCTATTTATCTTACGGTAGACATTTTAcgaaagacaaaaaaagtgaaaaataaaataatacttaCTGAAAAGAAAACTGTAGTTTAGTATTATGTTCATGTTTTGCCTGTTGTCTGGCCATATTAAGGCGTCTTTGGTGTTTTTGAAGAATCCCGATTCAAACAATGTTCAggataacattttttttctgtgttttgtaaAATGTTTACCGTAGATCAATAGGCACAAATAcggagcttgggctacctgtggccaAGCGCGAGTTCGTCTGTCATTTTGTTCGGATTTGTTCGATTTATTATTTTAggcaaacattttttattcCAGCTAAACAGCCTACTGCCAAAAGTTATTTCATTTACTGTGGGGGTGGAATTTTTTCTCcaattttaattaatttaatcTTTTAGAGGATGCCGAAAGGCTTTGGATGTTTTGATAGCtcattgaaaaataaattaaactGTTTTATACAACTAAAAAAGTGTTTCACAGCAACAGTGGCCACTTGTAACGTGGCCATCTTTTCAAAACATACATTTTTAACATAGTTAAATACAATACAGAGGATGTATAGGTTTCTCCAGTGAGAATAAGGTCATTGAATATGCTCGAATGGTTAAGAAAGGCTTTACGCTATTATGTCTAACAGCTTTTAAACTCCCCAATTTGTTCAGAATATACTTCCATACGCAATAAGATCAAAGCGGAATCGAGACAGCGGGGGAGTAAGTAGCACTTAACAGGCGCAGGTCAATGTAGGAAGAATTAATAACTGTGTTATTTAAAGCCAAACTCAAACGGCAAACGGTGGAAGAGAGAAGACGTTGTCATTTTTTCGGCCTTTTGCTCTTCCTTGAAGACGAAGCTGAAAAGACATTGAGGTAAATGAGGTATGGCATGTATAAGGTATTCCTACTAAGCTTATATTTTAAATGCCAAGGGTTTGTGGATGCATTGCCCGCGccattcattttatttttctaatctCTAAGTGTTTTTAAAGGGACAGAAATTGGTCCCCAAATTTTTGAAATGCTTGCAAAGTTAACTCTCAAGTGCCTGGCGGTCTCAAATGctcgttaaaaaaaaaacaaaaaaaacaagatataTTCTTTTGCCAAATACTTGCCACCTCTTTACTTTGTTTTAATACAGTTGAGGATATGAGACCTTGTTAGACTtgttaggggggggggcttggaGAAAAACAGACAGTGCTCGACAGCAAAAtctattttaaccctaagagatagcactaagggcgtggtcaacaacaattcttacccctaagagatagcattGGGTGTGTTCGAAAAGTTTCAGTTTTCCTGAATTTTATATTGCGGTCTTGaaaccaattttttttatcaaaaccaaAATCGGAAAAATTCTCCTACCCGGGCGTGAAAACCCCTAAAATATAGCAGAATCGGAGAATCGGAAAAAACCTAAAAcaccccctaagagatagcagttggtaagaattttataccctaaaagataggtcgagcacccccgtctacttttctggagagtccccccccccccccccccccccccctcacactaCTCTTGTGTTCTTAGATTCCAGTCCAAAGTTCATAAGGTTCACGACAATAATGACGTGCAGTGAGCCTCAACAAGGCACAAACTCTCGTGATGTCCTTACTGAGGTTGTCGTTCACCAGCCAGCATCTTCCAGAAGTGAAAACTCGAAGAACGACCAAGAAAAGATTTCTCTACTCTGGCCTGTTATCGATACGTTGATTATCGCTGTGCTATCAATCACGATCTTAGCTCTATTGTTCAAAGGACAACCCTATCATCGCGGTTTCTACTGTAACGATGAAACCATCAACAAGCCGTATAAAGACAGCACTGTGAAGAATTACGTGGCAACACTTGTGGGGTTACTTCTACCAGTCGCTTCGTTCATCCTGGTTGAAACTTTGCGGTTTAGTGAAGAAACTCCAAAAGAAAGAGACAAGCACCAGATATATTATGTAGGATCGGTGAAGTTACATCCAGTTTTTCTGAGGTTTGCTAAGATAGTAGTTGTGTTCCTTTTCGGGGCGGCTGTGAATACTCTACTGACTGATGTTGGTAAATACTCGGTTGGCAGACTGAGGCCGCACTTTCTCACTGTGTGCAAACCTGATACCAGCCTGTTTAACTGTACAACAGAGTTCATTACTTCAGTGGTGTGTACTGGCGACCCAGCGATCATCAGACAAGCACGACTATCTTTCCCATCAGGGCATTCGTCC encodes:
- the LOC5504691 gene encoding phospholipid phosphatase 1 encodes the protein MTCSEPQQGTNSRDVLTEVVVHQPASSRSENSKNDQEKISLLWPVIDTLIIAVLSITILALLFKGQPYHRGFYCNDETINKPYKDSTVKNYVATLVGLLLPVASFILVETLRFSEETPKERDKHQIYYVGSVKLHPVFLRFAKIVVVFLFGAAVNTLLTDVGKYSVGRLRPHFLTVCKPDTSLFNCTTEFITSVVCTGDPAIIRQARLSFPSGHSSFAAYTMCFLVLYIQARVDIPQSYLLKPLLQLIPLILGILCGLSRISDYKHHWSDVFAGLALGTTIAYGVVWFHIKWFKDIERMTQKGCKKSVKNCV